One window of Bacteroidales bacterium genomic DNA carries:
- a CDS encoding nicotinate-nucleotide adenylyltransferase has product MLNHSPNYTLVKTGLFFGSFNPIHNGHLAIANYIVDFTEVDELWFVVSPQNPLKEKDILAPDYHRLEMVKKAIPFNENRMLICDIEMNMPKPSYTIDTLRVLGAKYPDKEFIIILGSDSLESITKWKEYNTLINDYKIFIYPRKGSNMSELTSKYPVKKINAPLFDFSSTSVREKLINGDDVSMYIPEDVLKYINKTGIYQLKK; this is encoded by the coding sequence ATTCTTAATCATTCACCTAACTATACTCTAGTGAAGACAGGGCTTTTCTTTGGTTCGTTCAATCCAATCCACAATGGTCATTTGGCCATTGCTAACTATATAGTTGACTTCACGGAAGTAGATGAGTTGTGGTTTGTGGTAAGTCCACAAAATCCGCTTAAAGAAAAAGATATTCTTGCTCCCGATTATCACCGTCTCGAAATGGTAAAAAAGGCAATCCCTTTTAATGAAAACAGAATGCTTATTTGCGATATCGAGATGAATATGCCCAAACCCTCCTACACCATTGATACATTAAGAGTCCTTGGGGCTAAATACCCCGATAAAGAGTTTATCATTATACTCGGTTCCGATTCATTGGAATCAATAACCAAATGGAAAGAGTACAACACCCTCATTAATGATTATAAGATATTCATTTATCCACGCAAAGGGAGCAATATGAGCGAGCTGACAAGTAAGTATCCTGTAAAAAAAATAAATGCGCCTCTTTTCGATTTCTCCTCAACTTCTGTAAGAGAAAAACTTATTAACGGAGATGATGTTAGCATGTATATACCCGAGGATGTTCTTAAATACATCAATAAAACAGGAATATACCAATTAAAGAAGTAA
- the gmk gene encoding guanylate kinase, which translates to MQGKLLILSAPSGSGKTTIVKHLLKVLPNLEFSISACSRPKRNGEVDGKDYYFLSVDEFMRRISNNEFIEWEEVYEGSFYGTLKSEIERIWAKNNVVVFDVDVKGGINLKKQFGNNALSIFVKPPSIEALKQRLESRGTESIESLNKRVGKAAEEMTYSNQFDKILINDCLDRSSKEAEDVVKAFINS; encoded by the coding sequence ATGCAAGGAAAACTCCTTATACTATCTGCCCCTTCAGGATCGGGAAAAACAACAATAGTTAAGCATTTATTAAAGGTTTTACCAAATTTGGAATTCTCCATTTCTGCTTGTAGTAGGCCAAAACGTAATGGTGAAGTGGATGGTAAAGATTATTACTTTTTAAGCGTTGATGAATTTATGCGTAGAATTTCCAATAATGAATTTATTGAATGGGAAGAGGTCTACGAAGGTTCATTCTATGGAACTCTTAAATCGGAAATTGAAAGAATTTGGGCAAAAAATAATGTGGTTGTTTTTGATGTTGATGTTAAAGGGGGTATCAACTTAAAAAAACAGTTTGGCAACAATGCTCTTTCAATATTTGTTAAACCTCCTTCAATTGAGGCTCTAAAGCAAAGATTAGAATCACGAGGAACAGAGAGTATAGAGTCCTTAAATAAGCGTGTGGGAAAGGCAGCCGAAGAGATGACCTATTCAAATCAATTCGATAAAATTCTAATTAACGATTGTCTTGACAGATCATCTAAAGAAGCCGAAGATGTTGTAAAAGCCTTTATAAATTCTTAA